A genomic stretch from Hyalangium ruber includes:
- a CDS encoding GNAT family N-acetyltransferase has translation MSTPEVRLVAALPEHVEAWSAIRAGATSQRLVSMDEDSPEVLLKRLREASSDVSDPRATSFRWMVEADGRIAGTVSARELSRTQGRVEVGYMLAEEFIGRGIGSRAVAMMLERLFTIPVLQRIWLCTTVENLASQAVARKLGFRLEGVLREHCVVQGRRLDQQIWGLLRTEWEARSSH, from the coding sequence ATGAGTACCCCTGAAGTAAGGCTCGTTGCCGCGTTGCCCGAGCATGTGGAGGCGTGGAGCGCCATCCGCGCCGGTGCCACCTCGCAGCGCCTCGTCTCCATGGATGAGGACAGCCCCGAAGTCCTGCTCAAGCGCCTGCGCGAGGCGAGCAGCGATGTGAGCGACCCGCGCGCCACGAGCTTCCGGTGGATGGTGGAGGCCGATGGCCGCATCGCCGGCACCGTGTCCGCGCGAGAGCTGTCCCGGACGCAGGGGCGGGTGGAGGTGGGCTACATGCTCGCCGAGGAGTTCATCGGCCGTGGCATTGGCTCCCGCGCCGTGGCGATGATGCTCGAGCGCCTGTTCACCATTCCCGTGCTCCAGCGCATCTGGCTGTGTACCACCGTGGAGAACCTCGCCTCGCAGGCCGTGGCGCGCAAGCTGGGCTTCCGCCTGGAGGGCGTGCTGCGCGAGCACTGCGTCGTCCAGGGGCGGAGGCTGGACCAGCAGATCTGGGGCCTGCTGCGGACGG